Genomic segment of Vulpes vulpes isolate BD-2025 chromosome 16, VulVul3, whole genome shotgun sequence:
CCTGCAAATAAGCCCTTCCTGCTGGAAGGAGCTGAAAGTCAAATGTGAAATGGGCTTTTTGTCTCAGGATGggagaatttgttttgttttactgtggTTCTGTCCCTAAGGCCTCAGATTATACTGATCCGACTCTTCTGCTGATAGCAGTGGGAACTAGGTGTGCGTGGGGGTGAGGTGGTAAGGGAGGAGTTGCTTGCCTATCTGCCTGCCTTTTTGCCTCCTGCAGACATTGCTGTGGAACTGCTCCAGAAGGCAGCCCCCAGCCCTATTCGTCGACTCCAGAAGAAATACGTAGCTCATGTGTCCAGGTGAGCCTGGAATTGAGGCCGGCAGGACAAGAGAGTGTTTGGGCCCCAGAGAAAGGGAAGTGTTTATCTGTAAAGCAAAGGTGTAAAGGCACAGGGATGAGCGTTGTAAGGGTGGTAAGGGCTGAAAGACCCTTGGGGTTAATTAGAGATCCTTTCTGCCACCCAGGGAGGCGTGCATCTCCCCATGTGCTATGATGCTTGCCCTGGTGTACATTGAGCGGCTCCGGCACCGAAACCCAGGCTACCTACAGCACGTGTCATCCTCTGACTTGTTCCTGATCTCCATGGTAAgacgccccctcccctccatctccctccctcagAGGCTGGCCCTGAGCTCCTGTGACACCGCTTCTGGCTTCTCTGTAGATGGTGGCCAGTAAGTACCTCTATgatgaaggggaggaggaggaggtcttCAACGATGAATGGGGAGCGGCAGGGGGCGTGGCCGTGCCCACTCTCAACGCCCTGGAGCGGGGCTTCCTGAGTGCCATGGTGAGTAGCTGTTCTGTCTCACTCAGCTTCTCTGAGCTCTCGttatgttcctttctttttttccttttctggtagTGCTCTgtagtttctttgtttctctttttgcctcttttccttgtgtcttttcTTATTAGTGGCTTCCCTTCCCAGCCCTTCTGGACCAACCACAGCCTTTGGAGGTTCCTGGCATGGTGAGGCCAGAAATGAAGtatcccccaccccttccttcaGGCCCTACATGTTACAATCTGAGTCAGAGCTTATCTCACTGGATTCTGAATATTTGCCTCcagactttctctccctcacaaCCCTCAGCTTCCTATGGGCATGAACTGTTCTTAGGATTATTTTCAATCTCTGCCTTTAACTGAGGGGTGTACTATGAAACAAAATAACATGgtgttaaatgagttaatatgtaaAAGCTCTCGAAACAAGTATCTGCACGTAGGAAGTGCAGAGTAAGTATCTGCCGGAGTGGTGGTTGTAGTTGGTGCCATGGTCCTGGTTATTCAGTGACTGTGGCTCGAATCTGAGTTTGGTCTGGCGCCCTTGTTTTCCTGCCCACAGGATTGGCGTCTCTATACTGATCCTCGGGAGATCTTTGAGGTGCTGAGCTGGCTGGAGAGCTGGTAGGTTCTAGAGTTGGGGAGAGAGGCTCAAGGGATTTGGGGGCTTAGCCCTAAATCGTAAGAAGGAGACAGAAATAAGGGTCTGTGTcactggggggagggaggagagaggaaagaaaattgcCCAAGATAATGGCTCCTAAACCTGTCTGCCGTCTTTGTAATCACCCATGGAAGGGCAGGAGAAGCTCCTTTAAAACACAGATCTCAGTTTCACTCTCAGTTTCTGGATGAACAGGTAGTCTAGGAATCTGTACATGTAACAAGTTCCCCAGTGTGTCCCGGTGGGCCCCCAGGGGAATGAGGGTGCCACTGGGCCAGCTGCAGAAGAGCTGCAGACGCCCCTTGTCTTTCTCCCCTGCCAACAGTGTGGCTGAGCAGCAGGGACGGCGGCGGGGCTGGTATACCTACACAGACCTGTGTGTGCTGCTGGAGCAGCCGGCCTGGCAGTTGGCCCTGGGCTCCCTCTGCCAGCGCCTGGCAAAGGTGAGGACGGCTGCGAAGGCGAGGGGCCTGGAGCGGGCGGACTGCTCTGTAGGTGCGGGATGGGCAAGTGCTGCAGGTCTTGGGAGATGGGGTTTGAGACTAGGCGGTGACAGCTCTGACTTGAGCACAAGCTTTCGGACAAGGAGTGAGTGGGTTAAAGACAGTCAGAAGCAGATTTTAGGGGAAGGGTGTTTGGGAACTGACTTTTCTTACATTCTCTCTTGCAGCTGTCTTGCCTGTTGGCTATGGCATATGTGAGCAGTGTGGCCCTGGCGGTGGCGTCGGTGGCCGTAATTCATCAGTCCTTGGGGCTGtcctgcagcccctccccaggcccccccgACCTTGGACTGGTCTCCAGGTGCCTCTTGGAACCCTGCCTACCTTCTTCTGTGCCACAGTGCCTGCCACGTCCTGTTAATGTCTCCAGTTGCCTAGAAGGCGACACAGGGCTGCGTTCACTCTGGGGCAGTCTTCTGGCTTCACTGACACCTCCACCATTGCCTCCCCCAgaccctcctgcccctcccactctgcTCCATAACTGTCCCCTCTGCCAGAAGCTCCAGAGAGATACCCCAAGCTGCCACGCCTGCCACCACTCCAACCATACAGTCCCCACTGGGCCCCCCAACCCTGGGTACCACTCCCGTAACCTGGCTCCCCCCTGGCCCTGGAGCCCAatgccccctctgctcccccagccccagcagtgTTCCCTTTTCAGTGTCATGGAGCTAGCCCGTCTCAAGTCTTTCATTTTCCCAGGCTAGGCGGGCCTCCGAGGAACACACTAAGAGGATCTGGGAGTCCCTGAGAACCTGGAGGGGCAAAGCTTGATTTAGAtcctctctacctctctgggTCCTTGGCTGGTCCCTGTCCTCCTAGGCGAGGGAGCTTAAGGGGCTGTGGGGCCAAAGGACTGAAGGTCACTCACTCTCAGTGGCTGGCTGCTTGGCCAGGGCAGTGATGATACCAGGGAAGGCTGTAGCTTGGTGACCAGGGCCATGTCACGACCAGGGCCTTGTCACAGCCAGACCAAGAAGATTCCTTGTCTCTCTACATCCCTCGGTTCTAAACTTTGGCTTTTAAGGATGGAAGGGGAAaagtggggtgagggagggaggaaaagttGACTGGGGGCCTGTGTGATGTCCCTGAAGCAGGAGAGTCAGGGACTGATAGGGCCAAGGTGGATCTGCCGGGGGAAGGCTGGGTGAGGTGGGGAACCCTCTCCACACCCATCCCTCAGATGTAGCCTCAAGGAGCCAGGGACTGCTGGGACCTTAGGCCTTTCCCTTTTGTCTTCCAACCTCTTCTTAGTACTTTGCTCCTGggcttctcctcttcccctggtTCTTCTCCTGGGTGTTCTCTTCACAGGCCTCTGTGGCCACTGCTTTGTATCTGGGTTTTTCACGCTTTTGTAGAACTGAGGTTTCAATAAACAGTTTCAGTTGCACggcctggatttttttcttctgcggCAGCCCTAGCAGAATTTCCCCCTCGTCTCTGTGTTCTAAGCCTTTATACTTCCTGAGCCCGTTATCTTGCAACTCATTCTCTCAGGGCCCCATTTTAGAACTACCTGTTGTttgaggggcgcctaggtggtcAGTGGGTTGGGCGTTCAACTTTTGGTTTCGGgtggggtcatgatttcagggtcctgagatcgagccctgcattgggctccatgctcagcgaggagtcggattgagagtctctctctccctccccctctgcccatcctctgtTCTAGCATGCATGTACATGcacagtctctctgtctctttctaaaacaaattagaaaaaaaaaaaacttctgtattGTTTAATGGTTACAGGCTTCCATTTCCAACGTCCCCTCATCCCTGCTTCCAGCACCCTGGGGCCCCTGGTGTTGCTTGACTTGGGTCCTATGGGATGCCTGAGGTGGGCCCTGTCCTTGTGGATCCTTAGAGGCCAAGATCAGCATCCTCTCTCTACCCTGACTTCCAGTCTCCTCTGACACATGGTAATAATGGGTAGTGTTAAGAGGAGTCCAAAGCTGAATTATCATTGGAGGAAGGATAACCCTTCTGGCACCTGGACTGAGGGCATTTGGGACAGGTAGTACTGCCCCCTAGGGGGCATTCTGGTAACTTACAAGGCATTTTTTTGAGGCAAAAATGTGAAGGGATGCTGCTGGCGTTTAGCTGTTATGTGCAGGATGCTAGGCAACCTGAACTGCTTGAGACTCTTCCCTTATTATGAAGAATTCCCAAGGCAACTCTTGAATGACCCACTGGACATAATGTATATGAAAAGCCTGTTTATGTGAACCTAGAACTTTTTAGCACGTAAACACGAGATAGTTTGCACATTTTGAAAAAGACTGTTTGCCAGGAATGTACCTACGTGTAAATTAAAACTGGACTTTGCTTGGTTCAGCACTTTGCCAAGAACTTGCTTGTTATTTTGGAACATCAGGTCACCAATGGCAGCGTGGCTTGTGGCACGTGAGTCACCAGGAAAGCACCAGTATCAGTGGGCATTGTAGACACCACATCCACGGTGATTCGACATGCGGGCTGGCAGTGCATTACATTGTCTCCTTGTTTAGCTGGGCCCAAGCTTTCACATATGAGATACTTGTTATCAAGcacctttatttctcctttctgttaCGGTGAGGATATTACACGGAGTTGTGGTCACTGTTGCCACGTGCCATGTATGGATGTTACCCATGCATTTCCTTCCTGGGGAGTCCTGGGGGCTGGACTCCGAAAAGGCTGAAAACTGGTGTAACACTGATCTTTCCAGTTGCTGGTGGTGAGGAAGGAACACTGTAAAACTTCCCCAGGATCTTTGATACgtcttctccccacccctcctctctgcGTTGCAGAGTGTAGAACAGGGGATCTAGATGGAGATTCTTGGGGGGAGGGGTCTAGAATGTGGTTCCACAGTTAATGGGTGATGGAATTTGCACAAGAGCTGGGCAAAGGTGAAAGGGCCTGTCCAGCCCCAAATCCCTCACCCCTTCGCTCCGCTTCACTGACACCTctaccccctccccacaccaGGCAGCTAACTTCATCCAAACTCTGACCTCTTACACTCTCTACTTAACTCTGGCCCAGGACAGCCAAGACAAGAAGAGAGCAGGGCTGCATGAGCCGATCACCCCACCATCCTATCCAACTCCGATCCATGGACCTGCAGGATGCCCTGGCTCCTCTGCCGTTGTCGTCGTCACCACTGCCATCACCGCTGTCGCCACCACAGTCTGCTGTTCAAAATCCCTCCTCTCACCTTTGGGCTTCTCAGTGTGGGCCTCCTCCCTGGGGCCTCAGCTGTCTTCTGGCTCTGCAGGTAGGAGCAGAGGTGTAGGAGTTGATGCTGGCTGAAGAAGAGTTCTGCGGGGATAGGTGTGACCTGAGAAGCCCTCTGGCAAGGGGTATTTACACTTTTTCCTGAAGACCACCCATCCCATTCCTCCTCCTGCAGCATATCTTGGTCCTGGCTTCTCTGCTCTGTgcctcccacctgctcctgctTCAAGGACTCCCGCCAGGAGAgctctcttcctcccctgcccagCTCTTGGCCTCCAGCTTCTTTTCCTGTGGTGTGTCTACCATCCTGCAAATTTGGGTCGGCAGCAGGTGAGGGGAACTCCCTGAAGAGAAGGGGGCGGGGtcccacgtgtgtgtgtgtgtgtgtgtgtgtgtgtgtgtgtgtgtgtactggtGTGAGTGTGGGAGAGGCCTGAGGAGTCCTTTCAGCTGCTGCGTTTCCAGACCTGCCAGGGCTGCTGTTCCTACAGGCTGCCTCTTGTCCAGGCTCCATCCTTAGAGTTCCTTGTCCCTGCTCTGGTGCTGACCCAGAAGCTACCTCTGGCCATCCAGACCCCTGGAAACTGTGAGCACAGAGCCAGGGcaaggggtgagggtggggtggggtggcaatCTGAGCCTCCGGGTGTACGTGGGTGCCGGATCGAGAGCGGGCGGGGATGGGAACCACCAGGCTGTGGGGGCTTGGAGCTGTGCCAAGCACCAGCTAGGACTGTAGAACACTGGGGTTCTGTCCCGCTTACCACTGTCCTCTCCACACCCCCAACTTGTCCCTGTCCCAGCCTCCCTTGTGCTGCGCCGGTGTGGGGGGCctggctgccctggcctggcGCTCTGGAACACTTCTCTCCGAGAGGTGAGTGCCTGGGGCTGGAAGGCAGGAGGGCTGGAGGTGATGGCAGGGTGGAGGCGGTTCTTGTTTCCAGCTGGTGGGGACTGAGATGGTCTGGGGGAAGGAGCGAGGGCAGAGGCCCACCCCCAAGAATTCATCAAAAAGTCCAGGCCTAAGTCAACTTCGTTGAGCAGTACGCtccctctttgttctttttcttggctcCTCCAGGTGTCCGGGGCTGTGGTGGTATCTGGGCTGCTGCAGGGCACGCTGGGGCTGTTGGGGGGTCCTGGCCACTTGTTCCCCCACTGTGGGCCCCTGGTGCTGGCCCCCAGCCTGGTGGTGGCAGGGTTCTCTGCCCACAGGGAGGTGGCCCTCTTCTGCTCTACTCACTGGGGCCTGGCCTTGCTGTACGTAAGTCCTGAGAGGTGTGGGGTGGTGACCAGTGGGCTGTGCgggacctgggggcggggggagagcaGCTGGCCCTACCCAACTCAGCAGCCATCTGAGCAGGGCCAGTCTCTTGTGGATTTGGAATCCAGGATTTTGGCTGGATTCGTTTGGCCTCCCTGGCTTTTACACTGTCCCCCGCTAACCTCCCCCCAAGacatcctccttcctctcttctctgggaCCCCTTTTAACGAATTATTCCGTTCTTACCTCTATCACCCGGCACTCCTCTTGCTCCTAAAACTCCTTCTCTCTCCTAGGCTTATCCTGCTCGTGGTGGTCTGTTCTCAGCACCTGGGCTCCTGCCAGGTACCCCCGTGCCCCTGGCGGCCAGCTTCAAACTCTTCACCCCACACTCCCATTCCTGTCTTCCGGCTCTTCTCGGTATGTGAGAGTCTGGCCAGGGACAGATGAGGGGAGAAGGAATGGCATAGAACGCTCGCTCAGCCTGCTATCTTTTGGCTTCTGTCTACCCCTCAAAGGCTGGCCTGGAAGGTTCTGGGAGAGGGGTTCTTTCCTGCCTCAGTTTTTGCCCCTCAGGTACTGGTGCCGGTGGCCTGTGTGTGGATCATCTCTGCCCTTCTGGGGCTGCGCCTCATCCCTCTAGAGCTGGCTGCGTCCCCCAAGGCACCATGGGTCTGGCTGCCTCACCCAGGTAGGTTCGTTCTTCGTCCTCCATCCTCATTTCTTTGGACTCAAGATTTAGGGAATTTCATTTCTGAATTAAATCCTGTGTTTTCTCAAAACACACGGGGGAGAGAAATTGCCAGTCTGAGGGGGGCAATGGCAGCCCCTTGCCACGGGTGTTTTTTGGGGGTGTGAAGAGACATCTGCAGGCCCACCGCTCCCTGTTGATACTCCTTACCCAACTTACACCTTTGTGCTACCTCCCCCCACAGGCATTTGAGTTGGTGACCTACATATACAAATTGCTTTTGAGGCGTTGTGTACAAAAGTTGTTCATTCGTCGATTTAACAGAGGTCTGTGGTGTGCTGATTTTGTGCTGGGCATGTGATAGGGGACGTGGTGATAAATATGACACAGTACCGATACCCCTGAAGGTTATATCTGCTGGGGAATGCAGATCCTGATTAAATAATCACCCAAGTAAATGTAAAATTGCATGTGGTAAGTGTGACAATGGGGAGATACCTTGTGTAATGACAGCTTATCATGGAGACTCTGTATTCGAGAGATCAGGAAAAGTATTCTTGAGGAAGTGATCTCTGAGCTGAGACGTGAGAGATGAGTAGGAGCTAAAAGAGTGAAGGCCAGGGAGAAGAGTGTTCTAGGAGGGagaacagcacatgcaaaggccctgtggtagcCAGCAACACACCTAGTACAAAGGGCCTGAAACAAGGCCAGTATATCTGGAGTGAAGGGAGTGAGGCAGAGTGTGGTGAGACATGACGCCTTGTAGACCATGGTAAAGGGATGAGTTTCTCCTGGGTTTATTGGTTTTGTCGCAAGAGATTGTCTTCAAAGACAATGGGGTCTCAAGGATTCCTATGGCACAAAACCTTGGAGGCAGGGAGGTGCTCCAGCCTTGAGTCTGGCCCCAACAcagctctttctccctccccagctGAGTGGACCTGGCCCTTGCTGACACCCAGGGCTCTGGCTGCAGGCATCTCCATGGCTTTGGCAGCCTCCACCAGCTCCCTGGGCTGCTATGCCCTGTGTGGCCGGCTGTTGCAATTGCCTTCGCCCCCTCCACATGCGTGCAGTCGAGGGCTGAGCCTGGAGGGTCTGGGCAGTGTGCTGGCCGGGAtgttggggagcccaatgggcaCTGCATCCAGCTTCCCCAACGTGGGCACAGTGAGTCTTATCCaggtatgtgtgtgggggtgggggcaggggagcaggagatGCGGGCGATGGGGGGACACTCGTGCCGCCTGGTTGCCACCTGCGTCCTGCACTCTGTCACGCTCGCCACCTCAACCATCTCATTTAGGGAGGTGCCTAGAAGTGGAAAGGGGCTAGGAGTGTGAGGAAGACACTAAGCCACCGTTCCACTCCTTCTGTTCCCTGGGCTGGGAGTTGGTGAGATCAAGTCTTATAAAGTCCCTGCTCTCTTGGGCACttcagagagggaaaggcagacaatttaaggaaaaatgtaagATAATTTCAGAGTGATAGGTGCTATCAAGAAAACAAAgcgggggaa
This window contains:
- the CNPPD1 gene encoding protein CNPPD1 isoform X1, yielding MDLAGLLRDEEGTFCLTGFQDFTFLPGHQKLSARIRRRLYYGWDWEADCSLEELSSPVADIAVELLQKAAPSPIRRLQKKYVAHVSREACISPCAMMLALVYIERLRHRNPGYLQHVSSSDLFLISMMVASKYLYDEGEEEEVFNDEWGAAGGVAVPTLNALERGFLSAMWLPFPALLDQPQPLEVPGMDWRLYTDPREIFEVLSWLESCVAEQQGRRRGWYTYTDLCVLLEQPAWQLALGSLCQRLAKLSCLLAMAYVSSVALAVASVAVIHQSLGLSCSPSPGPPDLGLVSRCLLEPCLPSSVPQCLPRPVNVSSCLEGDTGLRSLWGSLLASLTPPPLPPPDPPAPPTLLHNCPLCQKLQRDTPSCHACHHSNHTVPTGPPNPGYHSRNLAPPWPWSPMPPLLPQPQQCSLFSVMELARLKSFIFPG
- the CNPPD1 gene encoding protein CNPPD1 isoform X2, with the protein product MDLAGLLRDEEGTFCLTGFQDFTFLPGHQKLSARIRRRLYYGWDWEADCSLEELSSPVADIAVELLQKAAPSPIRRLQKKYVAHVSREACISPCAMMLALVYIERLRHRNPGYLQHVSSSDLFLISMMVASKYLYDEGEEEEVFNDEWGAAGGVAVPTLNALERGFLSAMDWRLYTDPREIFEVLSWLESCVAEQQGRRRGWYTYTDLCVLLEQPAWQLALGSLCQRLAKLSCLLAMAYVSSVALAVASVAVIHQSLGLSCSPSPGPPDLGLVSRCLLEPCLPSSVPQCLPRPVNVSSCLEGDTGLRSLWGSLLASLTPPPLPPPDPPAPPTLLHNCPLCQKLQRDTPSCHACHHSNHTVPTGPPNPGYHSRNLAPPWPWSPMPPLLPQPQQCSLFSVMELARLKSFIFPG
- the SLC23A3 gene encoding solute carrier family 23 member 3 isoform X1 gives rise to the protein MSRSPHHPIQLRSMDLQDALAPLPLSSSPLPSPLSPPQSAVQNPSSHLWASQCGPPPWGLSCLLALQHILVLASLLCASHLLLLQGLPPGELSSSPAQLLASSFFSCGVSTILQIWVGSRLPLVQAPSLEFLVPALVLTQKLPLAIQTPGNSSLVLRRCGGPGCPGLALWNTSLREVSGAVVVSGLLQGTLGLLGGPGHLFPHCGPLVLAPSLVVAGFSAHREVALFCSTHWGLALLLILLVVVCSQHLGSCQVPPCPWRPASNSSPHTPIPVFRLFSVLVPVACVWIISALLGLRLIPLELAASPKAPWVWLPHPAEWTWPLLTPRALAAGISMALAASTSSLGCYALCGRLLQLPSPPPHACSRGLSLEGLGSVLAGMLGSPMGTASSFPNVGTVSLIQAGSRRVAHLAGLLCVGLGLSPRLAQLLTAIPLPVLGGVLGVTQAVVLSTGFSSFHLADIDSGRNVFIVGFSIFMALLLPRWLREAPVLMSTGWSPLDVLLRSLLTEPIFLAGLLGFLLENTIPGTRLERGLGQGMPSPFAAPKAQMPEKSREKGAKEYELPFPIQKLHPCIPQPLRCLCPLPEDPGNEEGGPSEPGETADLLPGFGEQCPESSRELGSQ
- the SLC23A3 gene encoding solute carrier family 23 member 3 isoform X3, with the translated sequence MSRSPHHPIQLRSMDLQDALAPLPLSSSPLPSPLSPPQSAVQNPSSHLWASQCGPPPWGLSCLLALQHILVLASLLCASHLLLLQGLPPGELSSSPAQLLASSFFSCGVSTILQIWVGSRLPLVQAPSLEFLVPALVLTQKLPLAIQTPGNSSLVLRRCGGPGCPGLALWNTSLREVSGAVVVSGLLQGTLGLLGGPGHLFPHCGPLVLAPSLVVAGFSAHREVALFCSTHWGLALLTWAPARYPRAPGGQLQTLHPTLPFLSSGSSRYSWLRPPRHHGSGCLTQAGSRRVAHLAGLLCVGLGLSPRLAQLLTAIPLPVLGGVLGVTQAVVLSTGFSSFHLADIDSGRNVFIVGFSIFMALLLPRWLREAPVLMSTGWSPLDVLLRSLLTEPIFLAGLLGFLLENTIPGTRLERGLGQGMPSPFAAPKAQMPEKSREKGAKEYELPFPIQKLHPCIPQPLRCLCPLPEDPGNEEGGPSEPGETADLLPGFGEQCPESSRELGSQ
- the SLC23A3 gene encoding solute carrier family 23 member 3 isoform X2, which translates into the protein MSRSPHHPIQLRSMDLQDALAPLPLSSSPLPSPLSPPQSAVQNPSSHLWASQCGPPPWGLSCLLALQHILVLASLLCASHLLLLQGLPPGELSSSPAQLLASSFFSCGVSTILQIWVGSRLPLVQAPSLEFLVPALVLTQKLPLAIQTPGNSSLVLRRCGGPGCPGLALWNTSLREVLVPVACVWIISALLGLRLIPLELAASPKAPWVWLPHPAEWTWPLLTPRALAAGISMALAASTSSLGCYALCGRLLQLPSPPPHACSRGLSLEGLGSVLAGMLGSPMGTASSFPNVGTVSLIQAGSRRVAHLAGLLCVGLGLSPRLAQLLTAIPLPVLGGVLGVTQAVVLSTGFSSFHLADIDSGRNVFIVGFSIFMALLLPRWLREAPVLMSTGWSPLDVLLRSLLTEPIFLAGLLGFLLENTIPGTRLERGLGQGMPSPFAAPKAQMPEKSREKGAKEYELPFPIQKLHPCIPQPLRCLCPLPEDPGNEEGGPSEPGETADLLPGFGEQCPESSRELGSQ